In Lujinxingia sediminis, a single genomic region encodes these proteins:
- a CDS encoding DUF4388 domain-containing protein, translating to MAIGLIGTRERTVASLGAMLEAGGYEVRLASRGDVSETLRELQASCSAVVVEAIEATALSDALEKLAGQGQGGGIVTVTDAREVSLRVRLVEAGVGDVVARPLAGAELLARLARVCARVVPELRGALRVAGLSEVLMLLHQQRASGELQVRAERLTATVWLWRGVLLGARASRGLWGEKALFRVLRVVEEAAGVFEFYEGDPGPADLGGAQFDPLPTLILRAAQHADEFRALRAHLPSGPLRLVSALTYNERCAEVSRLLQRNPLRSWSVDALIDASPLLDLEIARQLHEALTLHEVCCDPPPRHDPAGC from the coding sequence TTGGCGATCGGACTGATCGGCACCAGGGAGCGCACGGTGGCGTCGCTGGGGGCGATGCTTGAGGCCGGGGGCTATGAGGTGCGATTGGCCTCACGAGGGGATGTGTCGGAGACGTTGCGAGAGCTCCAGGCTTCATGTTCGGCGGTGGTCGTCGAGGCGATCGAAGCCACAGCGCTCTCCGATGCCCTGGAGAAACTGGCTGGCCAGGGGCAGGGCGGGGGTATTGTGACGGTGACCGACGCGCGTGAGGTGAGTTTGCGGGTTCGGCTGGTGGAGGCGGGCGTAGGCGATGTGGTCGCGCGCCCTCTTGCCGGAGCGGAACTCCTGGCCAGGCTGGCGCGGGTATGCGCGAGGGTGGTGCCGGAGTTGCGTGGAGCATTGAGGGTGGCCGGGCTGAGCGAGGTGCTCATGCTCCTTCACCAGCAGCGTGCCTCCGGAGAGCTTCAGGTTCGCGCTGAGCGGCTCACAGCGACGGTGTGGCTGTGGCGAGGCGTGCTCCTGGGAGCGCGGGCCAGCCGTGGCCTGTGGGGCGAGAAGGCTCTCTTCCGGGTGTTGCGCGTGGTGGAAGAGGCCGCCGGAGTCTTTGAGTTTTACGAAGGCGATCCGGGCCCGGCCGATCTTGGGGGGGCGCAGTTCGATCCCCTGCCCACCTTGATCTTACGAGCTGCCCAGCATGCCGATGAGTTTCGCGCGCTGCGCGCACATCTTCCCTCAGGGCCATTGAGGCTGGTATCGGCCCTGACCTATAATGAGCGTTGCGCCGAGGTGAGCCGGTTGCTTCAGCGCAACCCTTTACGGAGCTGGAGCGTTGATGCCCTGATCGACGCCAGTCCCTTGCTGGATCTTGAGATCGCCCGGCAGCTGCATGAGGCGCTCACCCTTCACGAGGTTTGCTGTGACCCACCCCCTCGCCACGACCCTGCAGGATGTTGA
- a CDS encoding NAD-dependent epimerase/dehydratase family protein, with translation MTHPLATTLQDVDMRTQRALVLGAGGRLGGHLVAELSRRGWPTRALRRWRSAPPSVQLRGVEDAVGDIFDPVSLDQALAGVNHVFYCVALRPEHRGETWMGRAVEGIRRTLEAGRSAGVDRVVVVSCASTLARVAPGKFADERGHYLPGTSDDPNLESKYAVEQECYRYFADGMDIVMVLPTLMVGPGIDLGPFASLDVPSEQPLNIVDVRQVAFATAQALQHGRSGERYIIGAKNTVAAEVFEGWGASDTSRWFRAEPSPPRDQAIVSRGQWVSSARAYHDLKLDERLEGSSLPS, from the coding sequence GTGACCCACCCCCTCGCCACGACCCTGCAGGATGTTGATATGCGCACTCAGCGCGCGCTTGTGCTGGGGGCCGGCGGCAGGCTGGGAGGCCATCTGGTCGCCGAGTTGAGCCGGCGCGGATGGCCGACACGCGCGCTGCGCCGCTGGCGTTCGGCCCCTCCCTCCGTACAGCTTCGGGGCGTGGAGGACGCAGTGGGGGATATCTTCGATCCGGTCTCGCTGGACCAGGCGCTGGCCGGGGTCAACCACGTCTTTTATTGCGTGGCGCTCAGGCCCGAACATCGTGGCGAGACGTGGATGGGTCGGGCGGTGGAGGGGATACGACGCACCCTGGAGGCCGGGCGGAGCGCGGGGGTTGACCGGGTTGTCGTGGTCAGCTGTGCGAGCACGCTGGCTCGCGTGGCCCCCGGGAAGTTCGCTGACGAACGCGGTCATTACCTTCCCGGGACCAGCGATGACCCGAACCTCGAGAGCAAGTACGCCGTCGAACAGGAGTGCTACCGCTACTTCGCCGATGGCATGGATATCGTGATGGTGCTGCCCACCCTGATGGTAGGGCCCGGGATTGACTTAGGCCCCTTCGCCTCGCTTGATGTGCCGTCGGAGCAGCCTTTGAACATCGTTGATGTGCGTCAGGTGGCCTTTGCTACCGCGCAGGCGCTGCAACACGGCCGAAGTGGCGAGCGCTACATCATCGGAGCGAAAAATACCGTCGCCGCTGAGGTTTTTGAGGGGTGGGGCGCATCCGATACGTCGCGTTGGTTTCGAGCCGAGCCTTCACCGCCGCGTGACCAGGCCATCGTTTCACGGGGGCAGTGGGTCAGCAGCGCGCGTGCCTACCACGATCTGAAGCTCGATGAACGCCTTGAGGGCTCGTCACTCCCGTCATGA
- a CDS encoding diguanylate cyclase: MRHIVITSLPEDERASRLRELLADRCVALTQLNPEHIRRDADALLRSVDVFIMDVTRLSEEPSALAERLLSGHPHLRIVALGECAHADLCLPARSSAETIVGAIEQTLKSNASQEVALGSLHEESVAVLEEGSRRLDFVTRLDEEVAHLSLLAEDVARGTHSGQVLARTARPVLDAARDHGLDDVARTLSGLIAQASSGQAFAEMAPAILETLRAQVRAAQLNTPTTTLSSESQSRALTVVVIDEDQDYLRRISGFADQFMIPVRTATSVAEAASKVQTPLLAGVILTPGDSDSQKSLSESIATLQKASGLPHLPLALVSDVSGILDRVQGLWAGASHVAPRPVSAVSFSQIARRLTTLRRSLQASVMVVDPRGDFAARVAEHLGDRDMAIQYLPDTRTIFDALEHHRPDLVLLSSELTGMDATDVCRSLRAVASWREIPIVLFAPRCDAATRIAAYRAGADDVIGTSISPDELTVRLSVRLERARQAAERSDRDLLTGLLTRRPFLEQLAARLSEVTRRQRRLVFAILDVDHFKDVNDRHGHLVGDRVLATLGRLLQDRFRIEDLRARWGGEEFVVVLVDEGLETSALALRRVLDEFSAMIFEGDQDTTFSVSFSAGLAAFPNDGQEAETLFSVADARLLRAKKNGRSRIEMGRTRPPIA, translated from the coding sequence ATGCGACACATCGTTATCACAAGTTTGCCAGAAGATGAGCGAGCCTCCCGGCTCCGCGAACTCCTGGCCGATCGCTGCGTTGCGCTCACTCAACTCAATCCCGAGCATATCCGCCGGGACGCCGACGCACTGCTCCGGAGCGTCGACGTGTTCATTATGGACGTCACACGACTCTCGGAAGAACCTTCCGCCCTGGCCGAGAGGCTCCTCAGCGGCCATCCTCATCTTCGTATCGTCGCGCTGGGTGAGTGCGCCCATGCAGACCTTTGCCTGCCCGCCCGGAGTTCCGCGGAAACGATTGTGGGCGCGATCGAGCAGACGCTGAAGTCGAACGCGTCGCAGGAGGTTGCGCTCGGCTCCCTCCACGAAGAGTCCGTGGCCGTGCTGGAGGAAGGCTCACGTCGGCTCGACTTTGTCACGCGTCTCGACGAGGAGGTCGCCCACCTGAGTCTCCTGGCCGAGGACGTGGCACGAGGCACGCACTCCGGCCAGGTGCTGGCGCGGACGGCCCGCCCGGTGCTTGACGCCGCCCGTGACCACGGACTCGACGACGTGGCGCGCACACTCTCGGGGCTTATCGCACAGGCCTCAAGCGGCCAGGCATTTGCGGAGATGGCACCGGCCATCCTGGAGACGCTACGAGCACAGGTGCGTGCCGCCCAACTCAACACCCCCACCACCACGCTGAGTTCCGAGAGCCAGAGTCGCGCGCTCACTGTTGTGGTCATCGACGAGGATCAGGACTACCTGCGTCGCATCAGCGGGTTTGCCGATCAGTTCATGATCCCGGTTCGCACAGCCACCTCGGTGGCCGAGGCTGCCAGCAAGGTGCAGACACCGCTGCTCGCTGGCGTGATCCTTACCCCGGGAGACAGCGACTCCCAGAAGTCGCTCTCGGAGAGCATCGCGACGTTGCAAAAAGCCTCGGGACTGCCCCATCTGCCCCTGGCCCTGGTGAGTGATGTGTCCGGCATTCTGGATCGCGTCCAGGGGCTGTGGGCCGGTGCCTCGCATGTGGCCCCCCGTCCGGTGAGTGCAGTGAGTTTCTCGCAGATCGCCCGACGGCTGACCACCCTTCGACGCTCGCTTCAGGCCAGCGTGATGGTGGTCGATCCGCGAGGCGATTTTGCCGCCAGGGTCGCGGAGCATCTCGGCGATCGCGATATGGCGATCCAGTATCTTCCCGATACCCGGACGATCTTTGATGCCCTGGAGCACCATCGTCCCGACCTGGTGCTGCTCAGCTCCGAACTCACCGGGATGGATGCCACCGACGTCTGCCGCTCACTTCGAGCCGTGGCAAGTTGGCGTGAGATTCCCATCGTGCTCTTCGCTCCCCGGTGTGACGCGGCTACACGCATCGCGGCGTACCGGGCCGGTGCCGACGACGTGATCGGCACCTCCATCTCGCCAGATGAGCTGACGGTTCGCCTGAGCGTTCGCCTTGAACGTGCCCGACAGGCGGCAGAACGCTCCGATCGCGATCTTTTGACCGGCCTTCTCACCCGACGGCCCTTTCTCGAACAGCTCGCTGCGCGCCTCTCCGAAGTGACCCGCCGCCAACGCAGGCTGGTCTTTGCCATCCTCGACGTCGATCACTTCAAAGACGTCAATGACCGCCACGGACATCTGGTAGGCGACAGAGTACTCGCCACGCTGGGACGCCTTCTTCAGGACCGATTTCGCATCGAGGATCTGCGGGCACGATGGGGGGGCGAAGAGTTTGTGGTGGTGCTGGTCGACGAGGGACTGGAGACTTCGGCGCTGGCGCTACGCCGGGTCCTCGACGAATTCAGCGCGATGATCTTTGAGGGCGATCAGGATACCACCTTCTCGGTGAGCTTCAGCGCTGGACTGGCTGCGTTTCCCAATGACGGACAGGAAGCCGAGACGCTCTTCAGCGTGGCCGACGCTCGCCTTCTTCGTGCGAAAAAGAACGGCCGTAGCCGCATTGAGATGGGCCGAACTCGCCCCCCGATCGCCTGA
- the phnE gene encoding phosphonate ABC transporter, permease protein PhnE, translating into MSVIRVEHLHLSYERDAQRVEALRGISFEVDAGERVAIIGRSGGGKSSLMRVLSGLLSPSSGSVEVAGFRMEADRLPPRAMYEQVGLVFQNYGLVPQLSALQNVLCGRLLHQRSAASLLHFPGEDRDQARALLEELGLEERIHTRSSRLSGGEQQRVAIARLLHQNPRVMLLDEPIASLDVHWARQSIERLAGGDATTSERALVMVMHDLNMARQFATRVLVMHHGRLLFDGDPDQGCRLLEELESRGATDGNLSTEVAPDAPSAAGEQDASSAATPAPLPIDGLWGKTSFYLVLMLLIAGLYIWSAMGVDFSVTRIFGNVDHAANFLSRMLPPDFSVSKNVGKSLLETVQMALIGTTLAAIVSLPIATLAARNISARPFQVGARLILNLLRTIPSIIWGLFFVAIVGLGPFPGILALTFYAAGYLGKFYYEGIESIDPRPLQALRTVGATPLQRFRFGVFPQVLPLMLGYTLYMLEYNVRAASILGVVGAGGIGFYLYTYINNFQYDRAATALLFLLAVVTLLDAASSRLRARLSG; encoded by the coding sequence TTGAGCGTTATACGGGTTGAACATCTCCATCTGAGCTATGAGCGCGACGCGCAACGCGTCGAAGCGCTGCGTGGCATCTCCTTCGAGGTCGACGCCGGGGAACGCGTGGCGATCATCGGCCGCAGCGGCGGAGGGAAGTCCTCGCTGATGCGCGTCCTCAGTGGGCTTCTAAGCCCGAGCTCCGGGTCTGTCGAGGTGGCCGGCTTCCGCATGGAGGCCGACCGCCTGCCTCCGCGTGCGATGTATGAGCAGGTGGGCCTGGTCTTTCAGAACTACGGGCTGGTTCCGCAGCTCAGCGCGCTTCAAAACGTGCTCTGCGGCCGCCTGCTGCATCAGCGTTCGGCGGCCAGCCTGCTTCACTTTCCTGGCGAAGATCGCGATCAGGCCCGCGCTCTCCTCGAAGAGCTCGGCCTTGAGGAGCGCATTCATACGCGCAGCTCACGGCTCAGCGGCGGAGAGCAGCAACGCGTGGCGATCGCGCGCCTGCTGCATCAGAACCCCCGGGTGATGCTCCTCGATGAGCCGATCGCCAGCCTCGACGTGCACTGGGCCCGGCAATCGATTGAACGCCTGGCAGGTGGCGATGCGACGACCTCGGAGCGCGCGCTGGTCATGGTGATGCACGATCTGAACATGGCGCGTCAGTTCGCCACGCGGGTCCTCGTGATGCACCACGGTCGGCTCCTCTTCGATGGCGATCCCGATCAGGGCTGTCGCCTGCTCGAAGAGCTTGAGAGTCGCGGGGCGACCGATGGAAACCTGAGCACAGAAGTCGCACCCGACGCTCCCTCTGCGGCCGGAGAACAGGACGCCTCCAGCGCCGCGACTCCCGCGCCACTTCCCATCGACGGGCTCTGGGGCAAGACCTCGTTTTACCTGGTACTTATGCTCCTGATCGCGGGCCTGTATATCTGGTCGGCGATGGGCGTGGACTTCTCGGTGACCCGTATCTTCGGCAACGTCGATCACGCTGCGAACTTCCTCTCTCGGATGCTCCCTCCGGACTTCTCGGTGAGCAAAAATGTGGGGAAAAGTCTTCTGGAGACGGTGCAGATGGCGCTTATCGGCACCACACTCGCCGCGATTGTCTCACTGCCCATCGCCACGCTCGCCGCGCGTAACATATCGGCACGCCCCTTTCAGGTGGGAGCGCGCCTGATCCTCAACTTGCTGCGCACCATTCCCAGCATCATCTGGGGGCTCTTCTTTGTGGCGATTGTAGGTCTGGGACCTTTTCCGGGTATTCTGGCGCTGACCTTTTATGCGGCCGGCTACCTGGGCAAATTCTACTACGAAGGCATCGAGTCGATCGATCCTCGTCCCCTGCAGGCGCTGCGGACGGTGGGAGCCACCCCGCTGCAACGCTTTCGCTTCGGCGTCTTCCCCCAGGTACTCCCGCTGATGTTGGGCTACACGCTCTACATGCTCGAGTACAACGTGCGGGCAGCCTCGATTCTGGGTGTGGTCGGTGCCGGCGGCATCGGGTTCTACCTCTACACCTACATCAACAACTTCCAGTATGACCGGGCGGCCACCGCCCTGCTCTTTCTTCTGGCGGTTGTAACGCTGCTGGACGCGGCGAGTTCCCGGCTGCGCGCGCGCCTCTCGGGATAA
- a CDS encoding phosphate/phosphite/phosphonate ABC transporter substrate-binding protein: MMAHIHRLHRPSLALLLGTSLVLAACEKDEAAPTETTEEATAEATEGEAAEAIELTFAFQPQENPQALELDAERMAEFLEEQTGYEVEIFLPTNYSAVVEALRSDNADVAYFSGLPYLVAHENAGAELLVVEERGGNPFYYSQWYALADSDIDSIADLKGRSIAFTSPTSTSGYLFPLGKVIDEGYLKADQDPSEFFSNVTYAGGYQQALLALVNGQVDAAAASDYALNQYLDEEQRANVKVIERQGPVPTHGIAIRGDLPQEVKDKVRDALLALNEPENAELLKSVYGAERIIERSHDEHVSELKRMRDLVGFEARF; this comes from the coding sequence ATGATGGCACACATCCATCGACTTCATCGCCCCTCGCTGGCCCTTCTACTGGGCACCAGCCTCGTGCTCGCGGCCTGCGAGAAAGACGAGGCCGCGCCGACCGAAACCACCGAAGAAGCGACCGCCGAAGCCACCGAAGGAGAGGCCGCCGAAGCGATCGAGCTGACCTTTGCCTTCCAACCCCAGGAGAATCCGCAGGCGCTGGAGCTCGACGCTGAGCGCATGGCGGAGTTCCTCGAGGAGCAGACCGGCTACGAGGTCGAGATTTTTCTGCCGACAAATTACTCGGCGGTGGTCGAGGCGCTTCGCTCGGATAACGCAGACGTCGCCTACTTCAGCGGGCTTCCCTACCTGGTCGCTCACGAGAACGCCGGTGCCGAGTTGCTCGTTGTTGAAGAGCGCGGCGGAAACCCCTTTTACTACTCGCAGTGGTACGCGCTGGCCGATAGCGATATTGACTCCATCGCCGACCTAAAGGGCCGCTCCATCGCATTCACCTCCCCGACCTCGACCTCCGGTTATCTCTTCCCCCTGGGCAAGGTCATCGATGAGGGGTATCTGAAGGCGGACCAGGATCCGAGCGAATTCTTCAGTAACGTCACCTACGCCGGTGGTTACCAGCAGGCCCTGCTTGCTCTTGTCAACGGTCAGGTTGACGCTGCGGCAGCTTCCGATTACGCGCTCAACCAGTACCTCGATGAGGAACAGCGCGCCAACGTCAAAGTCATTGAACGCCAGGGTCCGGTGCCTACCCATGGCATCGCCATCCGCGGTGACCTCCCGCAGGAGGTCAAAGATAAGGTACGAGACGCCCTCCTGGCTCTCAACGAACCGGAAAACGCCGAGCTGCTCAAGAGCGTCTACGGTGCCGAACGCATCATTGAGCGTAGCCACGACGAGCACGTCAGTGAGCTCAAGCGTATGCGAGATCTGGTCGGTTTTGAGGCGCGCTTCTAA
- a CDS encoding 4-hydroxyphenylpyruvate dioxygenase family protein, translating into MSQIKNLGITGYDGLRFVTLDLERSRTFYVDMLDFKLVARSTPAWEEKTGDKAEVYAAGDIIIECVESQREDSWAAYHRKFHTAGIGTVNFAVQNIEEAWKRLEERGATFIDEIRTDEAGGGTRRSFEIATPLGNTTYGFVEKKGYTDYDAGYETVNTGGTNRFNFTTIDHLTSNVRTLKPLVDWFRDVLGMEQFWDIAFHTSDIDPTRQSGSGLKSIVMWDPEGGIKFANNEPQRPFFNASQIQKYLEDFGGGGVQHAAFNLDDIIGSIKEMEGKGVEFLYTPPSYYDAAPGRMAEQGVSKIDEDYDVLKDHGILVDGADEKYLLQIFMKEAAIYYDQPEAGPFFIELIQRKGDQGFGGGNFRALFEAIERDQVERGRI; encoded by the coding sequence ATGTCGCAAATTAAGAACCTCGGCATCACCGGCTACGACGGTCTTCGTTTTGTCACGCTCGATCTCGAGCGCAGCCGCACGTTCTACGTCGATATGCTGGACTTCAAACTTGTCGCCCGTTCCACCCCGGCCTGGGAAGAGAAGACCGGTGATAAGGCGGAAGTCTATGCGGCTGGCGACATCATCATTGAGTGCGTCGAGTCGCAGCGCGAGGACAGCTGGGCGGCCTACCACCGCAAGTTTCACACCGCCGGCATCGGCACCGTTAACTTCGCCGTGCAAAACATCGAAGAGGCCTGGAAGCGCCTCGAAGAACGTGGTGCGACCTTTATCGACGAGATCCGGACCGATGAGGCCGGTGGCGGCACCCGTCGCTCCTTCGAGATCGCCACGCCCCTGGGCAATACCACCTACGGCTTCGTCGAGAAGAAGGGCTACACCGATTACGATGCCGGCTACGAGACGGTGAACACCGGCGGCACCAACCGCTTCAACTTCACCACCATCGACCACCTCACCTCCAACGTGCGCACGCTCAAGCCCCTTGTGGACTGGTTCCGCGACGTGCTGGGTATGGAGCAGTTCTGGGATATCGCTTTCCACACCAGCGACATTGACCCCACCCGCCAGTCCGGCTCCGGTCTGAAGTCGATCGTCATGTGGGATCCGGAAGGCGGCATCAAGTTCGCCAACAACGAGCCTCAGCGCCCCTTCTTCAACGCCTCCCAGATCCAGAAGTACCTTGAAGATTTCGGTGGCGGCGGTGTGCAGCACGCGGCGTTCAACCTCGATGACATCATCGGCTCCATCAAGGAGATGGAGGGCAAAGGCGTAGAATTCCTCTACACCCCGCCGAGCTACTACGATGCCGCTCCGGGACGTATGGCGGAGCAGGGCGTCTCCAAGATCGACGAGGACTACGACGTGCTCAAAGACCACGGCATCCTGGTCGACGGCGCCGACGAGAAGTACCTCCTGCAGATCTTCATGAAGGAGGCGGCCATCTACTACGATCAGCCCGAAGCTGGCCCCTTCTTCATTGAGCTGATCCAGCGCAAGGGCGACCAGGGCTTCGGCGGCGGAAACTTCCGCGCCCTCTTCGAAGCCATTGAGCGCGACCAGGTCGAGCGCGGCCGCATCTGA
- a CDS encoding HD domain-containing protein yields MKDQNTSPGDAEELLRLLSRAERLEALPRTGWQVCGVERPESIAAHVHGVMVVALWLADHHPEPKPDVERVMRIALVHDLSEAMLTDLPRPVKQLIGKDAVDRAEDRAADRILAAVPAWRQAFDEYRQGQTLEARIVKVADRIQMLAKALEYRQQRRGDVERFFDDHDTFDDRGIPLARAVFDALRTRYEERRWFDAHFD; encoded by the coding sequence ATGAAAGATCAGAACACATCGCCCGGCGACGCCGAGGAGCTCCTTCGGCTCCTGAGTCGCGCTGAGCGACTGGAAGCACTGCCCAGGACCGGCTGGCAGGTCTGCGGGGTGGAGCGTCCCGAATCGATCGCCGCTCACGTGCACGGCGTGATGGTGGTCGCCCTGTGGTTGGCCGATCACCACCCGGAACCTAAACCCGACGTCGAGCGCGTCATGCGCATCGCGCTGGTCCACGACTTAAGCGAGGCGATGCTCACCGACCTCCCGCGCCCGGTCAAGCAGCTCATCGGCAAAGACGCCGTCGACAGGGCAGAAGATCGCGCAGCCGATCGCATCCTGGCCGCGGTGCCCGCCTGGCGCCAGGCCTTTGACGAATATCGCCAGGGACAAACCCTGGAGGCCCGCATCGTTAAAGTGGCCGACCGCATTCAGATGCTGGCCAAAGCGCTGGAGTACCGTCAGCAACGACGCGGCGACGTCGAGCGATTTTTTGACGACCACGACACCTTCGACGATCGCGGCATCCCCCTGGCCCGCGCCGTCTTCGACGCCCTGCGGACACGTTACGAAGAGAGGCGTTGGTTCGACGCTCATTTCGACTAA
- the cpaB gene encoding Flp pilus assembly protein CpaB, which yields MAKKKLLIAAVIVGAFAAFLLYLYTAQIQEEKDELMANPREVIVAARDIASGTLLTREHINTKTVPGQFLPANPLLSQDLEIYLDMPVSESIREGSMILTSDFAVAEVARTLSGRIPAGERAMTIPVDAISGVSGLLRPGDRIDILGTFPVGTEDNLIPEAAGNDSIGYVTMNLLQNVTLLAVGQEVSDIPSGDSRGNRGQYSTVTLSLTPSEAELLVISQTRGKLMLLLRHRDDIEAVTVTKTTLREVLEELEVINRDRQKRVERRPSCGPNQKMSGGKCVDTIEFLRGGQ from the coding sequence ATGGCCAAGAAGAAACTACTTATCGCGGCGGTCATCGTCGGCGCGTTTGCTGCCTTCCTGCTCTACCTCTACACGGCGCAGATTCAGGAAGAGAAAGACGAGCTGATGGCCAACCCCCGCGAGGTGATCGTGGCAGCGCGTGATATCGCTTCCGGCACCTTGCTGACGCGCGAGCACATCAACACCAAGACGGTGCCCGGGCAATTCTTGCCGGCCAACCCGCTCTTGAGCCAGGACCTTGAGATCTATCTGGACATGCCGGTGAGCGAATCGATCCGCGAGGGCTCGATGATTCTCACCAGTGACTTTGCCGTCGCCGAGGTGGCACGCACCCTCTCGGGTCGTATCCCGGCTGGCGAGCGCGCGATGACGATCCCGGTGGATGCGATCTCGGGGGTTTCCGGTCTTCTGCGCCCCGGTGACCGTATTGATATCCTGGGAACCTTTCCGGTGGGCACCGAGGATAACTTGATCCCGGAGGCGGCTGGAAATGACAGCATCGGCTATGTGACGATGAACCTGCTTCAGAACGTCACGTTGCTGGCTGTCGGTCAGGAAGTCTCCGACATCCCCAGCGGAGATTCCCGCGGCAATCGTGGACAGTACAGCACGGTGACCCTCTCGCTGACGCCGAGCGAAGCCGAGCTCTTGGTGATTTCGCAGACTCGCGGAAAGCTGATGCTGCTTTTGCGTCACCGCGACGATATCGAGGCGGTCACGGTCACCAAGACCACGCTCCGCGAGGTGCTTGAAGAGCTGGAAGTTATTAACCGCGACCGTCAGAAGCGCGTGGAGCGTCGTCCCAGCTGCGGCCCGAATCAGAAGATGAGCGGCGGCAAGTGTGTCGACACCATCGAGTTTTTGCGTGGTGGTCAGTAA
- a CDS encoding pilus assembly protein N-terminal domain-containing protein has product MKTLVRVGALWAILCVVMPLLVWPMDSAHAQETVVPDHEFTIAVGETLTINARGVRRVSIGLPDVADAQTSNDAQYLFISGKREGVTTVNIFSGSGDDQRTLLIRVVGVNPTSLAEEVRAVLGDRAGVDIRVVKGRVLIEGEVASEIFQRKIDRLTELYPNQVLNFATYREAFVEGARMVAIDVYFIQLATTNQDNLGVRWNQFIGYNLTGGQGDVPLYYEAGDLGPGVLPAESSQPPRPMALTGGSGLTTYSSLVGNLNFALDLLVDTGMIKTIQNATLVTEAGTETTYHSGGTLLVPAITANTTTYEAIPYGLKLAITPVLDFENRVKLTVDLRFSELDYANAVGQVPSLRNNDITSTVNMIEGQSVLVSAQDNTSMTSNERGLWLLSRIPILGWAFKSRNMFNQQTNNAFFITPRVYEPGTDFHRTLVQGVFQHLLDGGAQAEDLPELSNAQPQGE; this is encoded by the coding sequence ATGAAGACGCTTGTAAGGGTAGGCGCGTTGTGGGCGATCTTGTGTGTGGTGATGCCCCTGCTTGTGTGGCCGATGGACTCGGCGCACGCTCAGGAGACGGTAGTCCCCGACCATGAGTTTACGATCGCTGTGGGTGAGACGCTGACGATCAACGCGCGTGGTGTGCGCCGTGTCTCCATCGGCTTGCCCGATGTGGCCGATGCACAGACCAGCAACGACGCTCAGTATCTTTTCATTTCCGGTAAGCGCGAAGGCGTGACCACTGTCAATATCTTCTCGGGCTCGGGCGACGACCAGCGCACCCTGCTGATCCGCGTGGTCGGTGTGAACCCGACCTCGCTGGCCGAAGAAGTGCGGGCGGTTCTGGGCGATCGTGCCGGTGTCGATATTCGCGTCGTCAAAGGCCGCGTGCTGATTGAGGGCGAAGTTGCCAGTGAGATTTTCCAGCGCAAGATCGACCGCCTCACCGAGCTCTACCCCAACCAGGTGCTCAACTTCGCTACCTACCGTGAAGCCTTCGTTGAGGGCGCGCGCATGGTGGCCATTGATGTGTATTTCATTCAGCTGGCCACCACCAATCAGGACAACCTGGGCGTGCGCTGGAACCAGTTCATCGGCTACAACCTCACCGGTGGTCAGGGCGATGTGCCCCTCTACTACGAGGCTGGTGACCTGGGCCCGGGCGTGTTGCCTGCGGAGTCGAGCCAACCGCCGCGCCCGATGGCACTTACCGGCGGCAGTGGCCTGACGACCTACTCTTCGCTGGTCGGTAACCTGAACTTCGCGCTGGACCTGCTGGTCGATACCGGCATGATCAAGACGATTCAGAATGCCACGCTGGTGACCGAGGCGGGTACCGAGACGACCTACCATTCCGGCGGCACTCTGCTGGTTCCGGCGATCACCGCAAATACCACGACCTACGAGGCGATTCCCTACGGGTTGAAGCTCGCAATCACGCCGGTGCTCGACTTTGAGAATCGCGTCAAGCTCACCGTCGATCTTCGCTTCAGCGAACTCGACTATGCCAATGCTGTCGGGCAGGTTCCCAGCCTTCGAAACAACGATATCACCAGCACCGTCAACATGATCGAAGGTCAGTCGGTTCTGGTGAGCGCGCAGGACAATACGAGCATGACCTCCAACGAGCGGGGCTTGTGGCTTCTGAGCCGTATCCCTATCCTTGGGTGGGCGTTTAAGAGTCGCAACATGTTCAACCAGCAGACCAACAACGCCTTCTTCATTACCCCGCGGGTTTACGAGCCCGGGACCGATTTCCACCGCACCCTGGTGCAGGGTGTCTTCCAGCACCTGCTCGATGGGGGCGCTCAGGCCGAAGATCTGCCGGAGCTCTCCAACGCGCAGCCTCAGGGTGAATAA